The proteins below come from a single Streptomyces spongiicola genomic window:
- a CDS encoding acetoin utilization protein AcuC, translating into MSGRALLMWDEAVTGYDFGPGHPMDPVRLALTMGLVRAYGLDRAVDVVAGRPAGESTLRLVHREDYVAAVRAASEDPRAADRSYGLGTPDDPAFAGMHEVSAVIAGQSVGAAEAVWRGEAPHAVNFAGGLHHAMPGSASGFCIYNDASLAVARLLELGAERVAYLDVDVHHGDGVQAAFWDDPRVLTISLHEHPGTLFPGTGWPEETGGPGEGEGSAVNVALPAGTGDEGWLRAFHAVVPELLRDFRPQVLVSQHGADTHFEDPLAHLAVSLDAQRLAQEACHSLVHECVEDGRWLALGGGGYAVVDVVPRSWTHLVGIAAHAPVDPESVIPSSWRDEVYARTRQLGPGRMTDGRTPAWRSWEDGYDPADRLDQAVLATRRALFPLRGMLP; encoded by the coding sequence ATGAGCGGCCGCGCACTGTTGATGTGGGACGAAGCGGTGACGGGGTACGACTTCGGCCCCGGTCATCCGATGGATCCCGTGCGGCTCGCGCTGACCATGGGGTTGGTGCGGGCCTACGGGCTGGACCGCGCCGTGGACGTGGTCGCGGGCAGGCCCGCGGGCGAGTCGACCCTGCGGCTGGTCCACCGCGAGGACTATGTGGCGGCGGTGCGCGCCGCGTCGGAGGATCCTCGGGCGGCGGACCGGTCGTACGGTCTGGGCACCCCGGACGACCCGGCCTTCGCGGGCATGCACGAGGTGTCGGCCGTGATCGCGGGCCAGTCCGTGGGAGCGGCCGAGGCGGTGTGGCGGGGCGAGGCACCCCACGCGGTGAACTTCGCGGGCGGGCTGCACCACGCGATGCCCGGTTCGGCCTCGGGCTTCTGCATCTACAACGACGCCTCGCTGGCCGTTGCGCGGCTGCTGGAGCTGGGCGCCGAGCGGGTCGCCTACCTGGACGTCGACGTGCATCACGGGGACGGTGTGCAGGCGGCGTTCTGGGACGACCCGAGAGTGCTGACGATCTCCCTGCACGAGCACCCCGGCACGCTCTTCCCGGGCACGGGGTGGCCGGAGGAGACGGGGGGCCCTGGGGAGGGCGAGGGCTCCGCGGTGAACGTGGCGCTGCCCGCGGGGACCGGGGACGAGGGCTGGCTGCGCGCGTTCCACGCCGTCGTGCCGGAGCTGCTGAGGGACTTCCGCCCGCAGGTCCTGGTGTCGCAGCACGGAGCCGACACGCACTTCGAGGACCCGTTGGCGCACCTGGCCGTGTCCCTGGACGCCCAGCGGCTGGCGCAGGAGGCCTGCCACTCGCTTGTGCACGAGTGCGTCGAGGACGGGCGATGGCTGGCACTCGGCGGGGGTGGTTACGCCGTCGTCGACGTGGTGCCGAGGTCCTGGACCCACCTCGTCGGGATCGCCGCCCATGCGCCGGTAGACCCGGAGTCGGTGATCCCGTCCTCCTGGCGGGACGAGGTGTACGCGCGGACACGGCAGTTGGGGCCGGGACGGATGACGGACGGGCGCACACCGGCATGGCGGTCCTGGGAGGACGGCTACGACCCGGCGGACCGGCTGGACCAGGCCGTCCTCGCGACGCGACGCGCGCTCTTCCCGCTGCGTGGCATGCTCCCGTAG
- a CDS encoding HAD family hydrolase: MRYDLVIFDNDGVLVDSEPLSNTILAAYLTELGHPTTYAESVRDYMGAAVHRVHDLVLERTGKRLPDEFDETFHARVFAAFERELTPVAGVLDILGKLTADGVPYCVASSGSHERIRVGHRKTGLGAWFHAENVFSAQDVGRGKPAPDLFLYAADRMDAAPARCAVIEDSPLGVAAARAAGMDVYGFTAMTPAATLAGASGLFDDMSDLADLLA; the protein is encoded by the coding sequence ATGCGCTACGACCTCGTGATCTTCGACAACGACGGTGTCCTCGTGGACAGCGAGCCCCTGTCCAACACCATCCTTGCCGCGTACCTCACCGAGTTGGGGCATCCCACCACCTACGCGGAATCCGTGCGCGACTACATGGGCGCCGCAGTGCACCGGGTGCACGACCTCGTCCTGGAACGTACGGGGAAGCGGCTCCCCGACGAATTCGACGAGACATTCCACGCCCGTGTGTTCGCCGCGTTCGAGCGTGAGCTGACACCCGTCGCAGGGGTCCTCGACATCCTGGGGAAGCTCACGGCGGACGGGGTGCCGTACTGCGTCGCGTCCTCCGGGAGCCATGAGCGCATCCGGGTCGGGCACCGGAAGACCGGACTCGGCGCATGGTTCCACGCGGAGAACGTCTTCAGCGCCCAGGACGTGGGCCGCGGCAAGCCGGCGCCGGACCTGTTCCTGTACGCCGCAGATCGGATGGACGCCGCCCCTGCGCGCTGCGCTGTGATCGAGGACAGTCCTCTCGGCGTCGCCGCCGCCCGTGCGGCGGGAATGGACGTGTACGGGTTCACCGCGATGACACCGGCCGCGACCCTCGCCGGAGCCAGCGGACTCTTCGACGACATGTCCGATCTGGCCGATCTGCTCGCCTGA
- a CDS encoding phosphatase → MLSRGALRAHLLTAGLAGPVATSRQDSLRSYRLFAARDPRVTLGLAPRRAWGERDLIALMADRCGVSGDPEHVSGQDVIDPERTLNGLDAFAGRLAAVAERRGTVLFGTGHPHRLLGFYAALADALSAAGCLVLTPAQGRCVDITTRFGVRTYTIDYVRGVAMVRSPGVRAAGRGAGVHTHSPLPVRAALEGAAESGTPLPELVVGDHGWVCGAGQLGFEVIGLADTDDPALFVGEAEGRVSVAVPLDDAVRSAYYRPLTRYVLNRACLSR, encoded by the coding sequence TTGTTGAGCAGAGGGGCGCTGCGGGCGCATCTGTTGACGGCGGGACTCGCCGGCCCGGTGGCTACGTCCCGGCAGGACAGCCTGCGGAGCTACCGGCTGTTCGCGGCACGGGACCCGAGGGTCACGCTCGGGCTCGCTCCCCGGCGGGCCTGGGGCGAGCGGGACCTGATCGCGCTGATGGCGGACAGATGCGGGGTCTCCGGGGACCCGGAGCACGTTTCCGGTCAGGACGTCATCGACCCGGAGCGCACGCTGAACGGGCTCGACGCGTTCGCCGGACGGCTGGCGGCGGTCGCCGAACGCCGCGGGACCGTGCTCTTCGGGACCGGGCATCCGCACCGCCTGCTCGGTTTCTACGCCGCGTTGGCAGACGCCCTGTCGGCGGCGGGCTGTCTTGTTCTCACACCCGCGCAGGGCCGATGTGTCGACATAACGACCCGGTTCGGCGTACGCACGTACACCATCGACTACGTACGGGGAGTCGCGATGGTGCGATCGCCCGGAGTGCGGGCCGCGGGCCGCGGGGCCGGCGTGCACACCCATTCACCCCTCCCGGTGCGGGCCGCGCTGGAGGGTGCGGCGGAGTCCGGCACCCCCCTGCCCGAGCTGGTGGTCGGGGACCACGGCTGGGTCTGCGGTGCAGGTCAGCTCGGTTTTGAGGTCATCGGCCTGGCGGACACGGACGATCCGGCGCTGTTCGTCGGGGAGGCCGAGGGGCGCGTGTCCGTCGCCGTCCCGCTGGATGACGCCGTGCGGTCCGCCTACTACCGGCCGCTTACTCGCTATGTACTCAATCGAGCGTGTCTGTCACGGTAA
- a CDS encoding helix-turn-helix domain-containing protein, whose product MAAGERPLNEVKFLTVAEVASVMRVSKMTVYRLVHSGHLPAIRVGRSFRVPEQAVHEYLRESFVGVESA is encoded by the coding sequence ATGGCTGCTGGCGAAAGGCCTCTCAACGAGGTCAAGTTCCTGACCGTGGCGGAAGTCGCCTCGGTGATGCGCGTGTCGAAGATGACCGTGTACCGCTTGGTGCACAGCGGTCATCTGCCGGCGATCCGGGTGGGCAGGTCCTTCCGGGTTCCGGAGCAAGCGGTTCACGAGTACCTCCGGGAATCCTTCGTGGGGGTCGAGTCGGCCTGA